The following proteins are co-located in the Acidobacteriota bacterium genome:
- the icmF gene encoding fused isobutyryl-CoA mutase/GTPase IcmF, with product MPENDVYQPENPVRIVTAAALFDGHDAAINVMRRLMQASGAEVIHLGHNRSVEEIVNAAIQEDAQGVAITSYQGGHMEYFKYLRRMLDEKGAQHVRIYGGGGGVIVPSEIRRLQEAGIQRIFSPEDGRRLGLQGMINEVLKGCDFDTRDFKPENNGFYQPLARRITAVELEPAASRQEAQAEGKAPVIGLTGTGGAGKSSLTDELVRRFLSDFKDKRVAVLSVDPTRRRTGGALLGDRIRFNSLKNPRVYMRSLATRGARGELSQAIQPVLEEVSQAGFDLVLLETAGIGQGDSAIAQISDLSLYVMTAEFGAPTQLEKIEMLDYADFVVINKFTRRGSADALREVRKQVQRNRRLFDVDPAALPVFGTSAAHFNDEGVNALYAHLVKALNERFDLGWESRYEADERRQTDTSQHVIPAERERYLSEISKSCRDYRQWARRQSEVAADLQALAHSVALLGGPEKPRLQPYTSQDIEDATAAQSDLMEAFNRQLQRLDEGCRSLLEEWDDWSERYRREEFVYHVRGREVRVENFHTTLSDNKVPKVSMPRFRGLGDRLFWRLSENVAGEFPYTAGVFPFKRKAEDPTRMFAGEGPAERTNRRFHLLADEQPAKRLSTAFDSITLYGEEPDRRPDIYGKIGESGVSVFTVEEAERLYAGFDLCDPKTSVSMTINGPAPTILAFFMTAAVRQQCRLFLRSQGRLDIGPEECLQPDAERGATWQETRALLSDEEYRQVHEKTLSQVRGTVQADILKEDQGQNTCIFSTEFALRMMGDVQQYFIDHKVRNFYSVSISGYHIAEAGANPIHQLAYTLANGFTYVEYYLSRGMDIDAFAPNLSFFFSNGMDAEYSVIGRVARRVWSVAMKRLYNGNERSQKLKYHIQTSGRSLHAQEIEFNDIRTTLQALLAIYDNAQSLHTNAYDEAITTPTQESVRRAMAIQLIINREFGLTKCENATQGSFIIEELTDLVEEEVLEEFDRLTERGGVLGAMELQYQRGQIQDDSLKYEQLKHSGRLPIVGVNTFLAKEPEESSEEKEVELTRATQEEKEECIRRLREFQERNREQASDALRSLKETALSGGNIFQELMRACQYCSLGQITHALYEV from the coding sequence ATGCCCGAGAACGACGTTTACCAGCCCGAGAATCCCGTGCGCATCGTGACCGCCGCAGCCCTTTTCGACGGCCATGACGCCGCCATCAACGTGATGCGCCGCCTCATGCAGGCCAGCGGAGCCGAGGTCATCCACCTGGGGCACAACCGCAGCGTCGAGGAGATCGTCAACGCCGCCATCCAGGAAGACGCCCAGGGAGTGGCCATCACCAGCTACCAGGGCGGTCATATGGAGTACTTCAAGTACCTTCGCCGCATGCTGGATGAAAAGGGCGCTCAGCACGTGCGCATTTACGGCGGGGGCGGGGGCGTCATCGTGCCCTCTGAGATCCGCCGACTGCAGGAAGCCGGCATCCAACGCATCTTCTCGCCCGAGGACGGACGCCGGTTGGGGCTGCAAGGCATGATCAACGAGGTGCTGAAGGGATGCGATTTCGATACCCGCGACTTCAAACCCGAGAACAACGGCTTCTACCAGCCGCTGGCACGCCGCATCACGGCGGTCGAGTTGGAGCCGGCCGCTTCCAGGCAGGAGGCCCAGGCTGAAGGCAAGGCCCCCGTGATCGGGCTGACCGGAACAGGCGGCGCCGGCAAGAGCAGTCTCACCGACGAACTGGTACGCCGTTTCCTCAGCGACTTTAAAGACAAGCGAGTCGCCGTGCTGTCGGTCGATCCCACCCGCAGGCGTACCGGCGGAGCGCTGCTGGGCGACCGCATCCGTTTCAACAGCCTCAAGAACCCGCGTGTCTATATGCGTTCGCTGGCCACCCGGGGCGCCCGCGGCGAGCTGTCCCAAGCCATTCAGCCGGTGCTTGAGGAAGTCTCGCAGGCGGGATTCGACCTGGTGCTGCTGGAAACGGCGGGCATCGGCCAAGGCGACAGCGCCATTGCCCAGATCAGCGACCTTTCCCTCTACGTGATGACGGCCGAATTCGGCGCTCCCACCCAGTTGGAAAAGATCGAGATGCTGGACTACGCCGATTTCGTGGTCATCAACAAGTTCACCCGCCGGGGAAGCGCCGACGCTTTGCGCGAGGTGCGCAAGCAGGTGCAGCGCAATCGTCGGCTCTTTGACGTCGATCCCGCTGCGCTGCCGGTTTTCGGAACCAGCGCCGCCCACTTCAACGATGAGGGCGTCAACGCACTCTACGCCCACCTGGTCAAGGCCCTCAACGAGCGTTTCGATTTGGGCTGGGAAAGCCGTTACGAAGCCGATGAAAGACGCCAAACGGACACCTCCCAGCACGTCATCCCGGCCGAGCGCGAGCGCTACCTGAGCGAGATTTCGAAAAGCTGCCGCGACTACCGGCAGTGGGCCCGCCGGCAATCCGAAGTGGCGGCCGACCTGCAGGCCCTGGCCCATTCGGTGGCCTTGCTGGGAGGACCCGAAAAGCCCCGCTTGCAGCCTTACACGTCCCAGGACATCGAAGACGCCACAGCGGCCCAGTCCGACCTGATGGAGGCCTTCAACCGCCAGTTGCAGCGCCTCGATGAAGGTTGCCGCAGCCTGCTCGAGGAATGGGACGACTGGAGCGAGCGCTACCGGCGCGAGGAGTTCGTCTACCACGTGCGGGGACGCGAGGTGAGGGTCGAGAACTTCCACACCACGCTTTCAGACAACAAGGTGCCCAAGGTGTCCATGCCGCGCTTTCGGGGACTGGGCGACCGCCTCTTCTGGCGCCTGAGCGAGAACGTGGCCGGCGAGTTTCCCTACACCGCCGGTGTCTTTCCCTTCAAGCGCAAGGCCGAAGACCCCACCCGGATGTTCGCGGGTGAAGGTCCCGCCGAACGCACCAACCGGCGCTTCCACCTGCTGGCCGACGAGCAGCCCGCCAAGAGGCTCTCGACGGCCTTCGACTCCATCACCCTCTACGGCGAAGAGCCCGACCGGCGTCCCGACATCTATGGCAAGATCGGCGAGAGCGGAGTGAGCGTCTTCACGGTAGAAGAGGCCGAGCGGCTCTACGCCGGCTTCGACCTGTGCGATCCCAAGACCTCGGTGTCGATGACCATCAACGGTCCCGCTCCCACCATCCTGGCCTTTTTCATGACCGCGGCGGTGCGTCAGCAGTGCCGGCTCTTCCTGCGCAGCCAGGGACGCCTTGACATCGGACCCGAGGAATGCTTGCAGCCCGACGCCGAGCGCGGCGCCACCTGGCAAGAAACGCGGGCGCTGCTGAGCGACGAAGAGTATCGTCAAGTACACGAGAAAACCCTTTCCCAGGTGAGGGGAACGGTACAGGCCGACATCCTCAAGGAGGACCAGGGACAGAACACCTGCATTTTCTCCACCGAGTTCGCCCTGCGCATGATGGGCGACGTCCAGCAGTACTTCATCGACCACAAGGTGCGCAACTTCTACAGCGTCTCCATCAGCGGCTACCACATCGCCGAGGCGGGAGCCAATCCCATCCACCAGTTGGCCTATACCCTGGCCAACGGATTCACCTACGTCGAGTACTACCTCTCGCGGGGCATGGACATCGACGCCTTCGCCCCCAACTTGAGCTTCTTCTTCAGCAACGGGATGGACGCCGAATACAGCGTCATCGGCCGGGTGGCCAGGCGCGTCTGGTCGGTGGCCATGAAGCGCCTCTACAACGGAAACGAGCGCAGCCAGAAGCTCAAGTACCACATCCAGACCAGCGGGCGCAGCCTGCATGCCCAGGAGATCGAGTTCAACGACATCCGCACCACCCTGCAAGCCCTGCTGGCCATCTACGACAACGCCCAAAGCCTGCATACCAACGCCTACGACGAGGCCATTACCACTCCCACCCAGGAATCGGTGCGCCGGGCCATGGCCATCCAGTTGATCATCAACCGCGAGTTCGGCCTCACCAAGTGCGAAAACGCCACCCAGGGCAGCTTCATCATCGAGGAGCTGACCGATCTGGTTGAAGAAGAAGTGCTCGAGGAGTTCGACCGCCTGACCGAGCGGGGAGGCGTGTTGGGCGCCATGGAGCTGCAGTACCAGCGGGGACAGATCCAGGACGATTCCCTCAAATACGAGCAGCTCAAGCATTCCGGCCGACTGCCCATCGTCGGAGTCAATACCTTTCTGGCCAAAGAGCCCGAAGAAAGTTCGGAGGAAAAAGAGGTCGAGCTGACGCGCGCCACTCAAGAAGAGAAGGAGGAGTGCATCCGCCGCCTG